In Halobaculum rubrum, the following are encoded in one genomic region:
- a CDS encoding carbohydrate kinase family protein yields MTGRDAAGDSEGALAADAPTDAPDDGAPADGPAPTAPEVVTVGAATVDRTYRVSNIPEPDGGAYADDIVEAFGGVGANVALASSRLGRAAGLIARIGDGDVGDRIVADLDASRIDDSRVRQKPETSTHCVILRDGDGKRSIVTAGDSAKRLRLTDADRSSLTNADAAFLTAYNPDPVHRDALDLAGRNDAPPFVFDLSGPLAELAGRGAREETIDRWVDAADLFVVGAVAAEPYLGCTGREAAEELRSRGARRVAVTAGSDGAVLGDEDGFHDLPAFEVPVVDETGAGDAYVAALIDRWVLGGVDAREAGRFAAAAAALNVTAEGARGGLATRREVETFLAER; encoded by the coding sequence ATGACCGGCCGCGACGCCGCGGGCGACTCCGAGGGGGCACTCGCCGCTGACGCTCCCACAGACGCGCCCGACGACGGGGCGCCGGCAGATGGACCTGCCCCGACCGCCCCCGAGGTTGTCACCGTCGGCGCGGCGACCGTCGACCGAACGTACCGCGTCTCCAACATTCCGGAGCCGGACGGCGGCGCATACGCGGACGACATCGTCGAGGCGTTCGGCGGCGTCGGCGCGAACGTCGCGCTCGCGAGCAGCCGTCTCGGTCGCGCCGCCGGGCTGATCGCTCGGATCGGCGACGGCGACGTGGGCGACCGGATCGTCGCCGATCTCGACGCGAGCCGGATCGACGACAGCCGCGTCCGACAGAAGCCCGAGACGAGTACGCACTGCGTGATACTCCGAGACGGCGATGGGAAACGAAGCATCGTGACCGCCGGCGACTCCGCCAAACGACTCCGGCTGACCGACGCCGATCGATCGTCTCTCACGAACGCCGACGCGGCGTTTCTCACCGCCTACAACCCCGATCCCGTCCACCGCGACGCGCTCGATCTCGCGGGGCGGAACGATGCGCCGCCGTTCGTCTTCGACCTGTCGGGGCCGCTCGCCGAGCTGGCCGGCCGCGGCGCGCGCGAGGAGACGATCGACCGGTGGGTCGACGCGGCAGACCTGTTCGTCGTCGGCGCGGTCGCCGCCGAGCCGTACCTCGGTTGTACGGGTCGCGAGGCGGCCGAAGAACTCCGTTCTCGCGGCGCGCGTCGGGTCGCCGTCACGGCCGGCTCGGACGGGGCCGTCCTCGGCGACGAGGACGGGTTCCACGACCTGCCGGCGTTCGAGGTTCCCGTCGTCGACGAGACGGGCGCCGGCGACGCCTACGTGGCGGCGTTGATCGACCGCTGGGTGCTCGGCGGGGTCGACGCTCGCGAGGCGGGCCGCTTCGCCGCGGCCGCCGCCGCGCTGAACGTGACGGCGGAGGGTGCTCGCGGCGGGCTGGCGACCCGGAGGGAGGTCGAGACGTTCCTCGCTGAGCGGTAG
- a CDS encoding ATP-binding protein, with translation MMTSRLPHVLYVDPGDGSRNRVADELDRDLTDATVTSVASTDGAVGAVTDGPEVDCVVSAFELPDGNGLDLLAEVRAERDGIPFVLFTDAGSERLASDAISAGVSEYVRADRPDPSRTLARRVREILDRHGSDCAADADAGPHRLLVDRADQPMAVLSNGRHRTANDAYSDLVGLPRQRILGSTDADLFPSDVSDALRDHGDRALADGERHEHRIEADVNDETRVLDVVHVPGNVANGRPMVGRTVRDVTDWVDRERMLRTERDRLEALSSAVAHDARNAIQIVRGRALLAEESLPADADEPAEHLSALSVGVDRLNELVESLESLRSVSDPVTDPVPVSIGEAARDAWATVAAPDATLRVRADPMMLGDPARVRTLLENLFRNSVEHASGTNQLRAEPAAEPVDGESSRGGDVGSDSNPTSEHANPSVTVTIDALGDARGFAVSDDGNGIPEAERERVLEFGYSLNGGTGLGLGIVSGIVDAHDWRVDLSRSESGGARFEIRQGTLDSFVS, from the coding sequence ATGATGACAAGTCGTCTCCCGCACGTTCTGTACGTCGATCCGGGCGACGGGAGCCGCAACCGGGTCGCGGACGAACTGGACCGGGACCTGACGGATGCGACGGTGACGAGCGTCGCGTCCACGGACGGGGCGGTCGGCGCGGTTACCGACGGTCCGGAGGTCGATTGCGTGGTCAGCGCGTTCGAGCTTCCGGACGGGAACGGGCTCGATCTGCTCGCGGAGGTGCGCGCCGAGCGCGACGGGATCCCGTTCGTCCTGTTCACCGACGCAGGGAGCGAGAGACTCGCGAGCGACGCGATCTCGGCGGGCGTCTCCGAGTACGTCCGAGCGGACCGCCCCGATCCCTCCCGGACGCTCGCCCGGCGCGTTCGCGAGATCCTCGACAGACACGGGTCCGACTGCGCCGCGGACGCGGACGCCGGACCGCACCGACTGCTTGTTGACCGGGCGGATCAGCCGATGGCGGTGCTGTCGAACGGGCGGCACCGAACAGCCAACGACGCCTATTCCGACCTCGTTGGTCTTCCCCGCCAGCGGATCCTCGGGTCGACCGACGCCGACCTGTTTCCGTCTGACGTGTCGGATGCGCTCCGGGACCACGGCGACCGTGCCCTCGCCGACGGCGAGCGACACGAGCACCGCATCGAGGCGGACGTGAACGACGAGACGCGCGTCCTCGACGTCGTCCACGTCCCGGGAAACGTGGCGAACGGCCGTCCGATGGTCGGTCGAACCGTCAGAGACGTGACTGACTGGGTCGATCGCGAGCGGATGCTCCGTACGGAGCGAGACCGACTCGAGGCCCTGTCGAGCGCGGTTGCCCACGACGCGCGAAACGCCATCCAGATCGTCCGCGGCCGAGCCCTCCTCGCCGAGGAATCCCTCCCCGCCGACGCCGACGAGCCCGCGGAACACCTGTCGGCGCTGAGCGTCGGCGTCGACCGACTGAACGAACTCGTCGAGTCGCTGGAGTCGCTACGCAGCGTGAGCGACCCGGTCACCGACCCCGTCCCGGTGTCGATCGGCGAGGCGGCGCGGGACGCGTGGGCGACGGTCGCCGCACCGGATGCGACGTTGCGGGTCCGAGCCGACCCGATGATGCTCGGCGACCCCGCGCGGGTGCGAACGCTGCTCGAGAACCTCTTCAGGAACAGCGTCGAGCACGCTTCGGGGACGAACCAGCTCCGAGCCGAACCCGCCGCGGAGCCCGTCGACGGCGAGAGCTCGCGCGGGGGCGACGTTGGCTCCGACTCGAACCCGACGAGCGAGCATGCGAACCCGTCGGTGACCGTAACCATCGACGCACTCGGGGACGCCCGCGGATTCGCGGTGAGCGACGACGGAAACGGGATCCCCGAAGCCGAACGAGAACGCGTCCTGGAGTTCGGCTACTCCCTGAACGGCGGGACGGGACTCGGCCTCGGGATCGTCTCGGGGATCGTCGACGCCCACGACTGGCGTGTCGACCTCTCGAGATCCGAGTCCGGCGGCGCACGTTTCGAGATCCGCCAGGGGACGCTCGATTCGTTCGTCTCCTAG
- a CDS encoding MinD/ParA family ATP-binding protein: MLAVTGGKGGTGKTTTALGLARAFGRAGTPAIAVDADWDLPDLGAVAAADRRVTYPDRGDDDSPLAAAVADAVAPAVRVLPAPTDGRDRDRRGALRAVAASAPEEPRVLVDCPAGASPDAVAPLRVADGALLVTEPCAAALRDAAKTAAVARRLGTPVVGAVVTRAAAVPAGVGDLLGCPIVARVPRASAPHEREEKGNTGGSGPVLGDERVVDAYTRGADTVAGWGPGEICPTRA; this comes from the coding sequence ATGCTCGCGGTCACCGGCGGGAAGGGCGGCACGGGAAAGACGACGACCGCGCTCGGGTTGGCTCGCGCGTTCGGGAGGGCCGGGACGCCGGCGATCGCGGTCGACGCCGACTGGGATCTACCGGATCTGGGCGCGGTGGCCGCAGCGGATCGACGGGTCACGTATCCGGACCGAGGCGACGACGACTCGCCGCTGGCTGCCGCGGTCGCCGACGCCGTCGCGCCGGCGGTCCGGGTCCTCCCGGCGCCGACCGACGGTCGCGACCGCGATCGCCGGGGAGCGCTCCGGGCGGTTGCCGCATCCGCGCCGGAGGAGCCCCGTGTGCTCGTCGACTGCCCCGCTGGGGCCTCCCCGGACGCGGTCGCGCCGCTGCGCGTCGCCGACGGGGCGCTGCTCGTGACCGAGCCGTGCGCGGCGGCCCTGCGCGACGCCGCGAAGACGGCCGCCGTCGCCCGGCGGCTGGGCACGCCGGTCGTTGGCGCCGTCGTGACGAGAGCGGCCGCCGTTCCTGCGGGTGTGGGCGATCTCCTTGGGTGTCCGATCGTCGCACGGGTCCCCCGCGCATCGGCACCGCACGAGCGGGAGGAGAAGGGGAACACGGGCGGATCCGGCCCCGTGCTCGGGGACGAGCGGGTCGTCGACGCGTACACGCGCGGTGCGGATACGGTGGCCGGGTGGGGTCCTGGTGAAATCTGCCCGACACGAGCGTGA
- the dph2 gene encoding diphthamide biosynthesis enzyme Dph2, protein MSQRSEGDLTKTGMSLKHDREWDYELDRIVEAVEERDADKVGLQFPEGLKRRAPAVADDLRELTDDVTYLISGQPCYGACDLDTYLMRRCDVFVHFGHSPMKESDKIIYVPLFSNVDPYPIMEESLAELEDPEDDPDVGLVTTAQHMNLFGDMVDWLEERGFEVHTRRGDDRLTHEGQVLGCNYASADIDADQVLYIGGGKFHPLGLAMEHPDKTVVIGDPVNNVVTIADTEKFLKQRYGAVHRAMDADTFGVIFCTKIGQGRWEKAEEIVEENDNAHLLTMDEVTPDRLRNFDFDAFVNTGCPRITTDDGPQFHKPMLTPGEYEIAVGNEPLEDLEFDTFHGTW, encoded by the coding sequence ATGAGTCAGCGGAGCGAGGGCGACCTCACCAAGACGGGGATGTCGCTCAAACACGACCGCGAGTGGGACTACGAGCTCGACCGCATCGTCGAGGCGGTCGAGGAGCGCGACGCCGACAAGGTCGGCCTCCAGTTCCCCGAGGGGCTGAAGCGCCGCGCGCCCGCGGTCGCCGACGACCTCCGGGAGCTGACCGACGACGTGACGTACCTCATCTCGGGCCAGCCCTGCTACGGCGCCTGCGACCTCGACACCTACCTGATGCGCCGGTGTGACGTGTTCGTCCACTTCGGCCACTCGCCGATGAAGGAGTCGGACAAGATCATCTACGTCCCGCTGTTCTCCAACGTCGACCCCTACCCGATCATGGAGGAGTCGCTCGCGGAACTGGAGGACCCCGAGGACGACCCCGACGTTGGGCTCGTCACGACCGCCCAGCACATGAACCTCTTCGGCGACATGGTCGACTGGCTGGAGGAGCGCGGCTTCGAGGTCCACACCCGCCGCGGCGACGACCGCCTCACACACGAGGGGCAGGTGCTCGGCTGCAACTACGCCAGCGCCGACATCGACGCCGATCAGGTGCTGTACATCGGCGGCGGGAAGTTCCACCCGCTGGGCCTCGCGATGGAACACCCCGACAAGACGGTCGTCATCGGCGACCCCGTCAACAACGTCGTCACGATCGCCGACACCGAGAAGTTCCTGAAGCAGCGCTACGGCGCCGTCCATCGCGCGATGGACGCCGACACCTTCGGCGTCATCTTCTGCACGAAGATCGGCCAGGGCCGCTGGGAGAAGGCCGAGGAGATCGTCGAGGAGAACGACAACGCCCACCTGCTCACGATGGACGAGGTGACGCCGGACCGCCTCCGCAACTTCGACTTCGACGCGTTCGTCAACACCGGCTGCCCGCGGATCACGACCGACGACGGCCCGCAGTTCCACAAGCCGATGCTCACGCCCGGCGAGTACGAGATCGCCGTCGGCAACGAGCCGCTGGAGGACCTGGAGTTCGACACCTTCCACGGCACCTGGTAG
- a CDS encoding FKBP-type peptidyl-prolyl cis-trans isomerase, with translation MSEEEQAEAADAADAGDEASEDAVDTEESDEGIQNGDFLRLDYTVRTVPGEEEDEGRVVDTTRKDVAEEAGIDDDEHDFSPRIIVVGEGHVFDAVDEDLVGKAVGDSNVVTVPAEDGFGEFDPDDVRTVSAEKIPEDDRYPGAQVTIDGEQGYVETVIGGRSRVDFNHPLAGDDLEYDYEILELVDDDEEKAAGLIGMYLQETPEVRIEEETVEEEVTVEAHEDEETGEVDRETELREVDRRTLYIEATPMMQMNQQWMFSKQQIAQDIMGRLDLDRVVVEEVIDGSGGMMGGMGGMMGGMGGGGMGGEDIEEALDDVDMDDVDVDADELVDELEDADE, from the coding sequence ATGAGCGAAGAAGAGCAGGCCGAGGCGGCTGACGCCGCCGACGCCGGCGATGAGGCGAGCGAGGACGCAGTCGACACCGAGGAGTCCGACGAGGGTATCCAGAACGGGGACTTCCTCCGGCTGGATTACACCGTCCGCACCGTTCCCGGCGAGGAGGAGGACGAGGGCCGCGTCGTCGACACGACACGCAAGGACGTCGCCGAGGAGGCCGGCATCGACGACGACGAGCACGACTTCTCCCCGCGCATCATCGTCGTCGGCGAGGGGCACGTGTTCGACGCCGTCGACGAGGACCTCGTAGGCAAGGCCGTCGGCGACTCGAACGTCGTCACCGTGCCCGCCGAGGACGGGTTCGGCGAGTTCGACCCCGACGACGTGCGCACCGTGAGCGCCGAGAAGATCCCGGAGGACGACCGCTACCCCGGCGCCCAGGTCACCATCGACGGCGAGCAGGGCTACGTCGAGACGGTCATCGGCGGGCGCTCGCGCGTCGACTTCAACCACCCGCTGGCCGGCGACGACCTCGAGTACGACTACGAGATCCTCGAGCTCGTCGACGACGACGAGGAGAAGGCCGCCGGCCTCATCGGCATGTACCTCCAGGAGACCCCCGAGGTCCGCATCGAGGAGGAGACCGTCGAGGAGGAGGTCACCGTCGAGGCCCACGAGGACGAGGAGACGGGCGAGGTCGATCGCGAGACCGAGCTACGGGAGGTCGACAGGCGTACGCTGTACATCGAGGCGACGCCGATGATGCAGATGAACCAGCAGTGGATGTTCTCGAAACAGCAGATCGCACAGGACATCATGGGCCGTCTCGACCTCGACCGCGTCGTCGTCGAGGAGGTCATCGACGGCTCCGGCGGCATGATGGGCGGTATGGGCGGCATGATGGGCGGCATGGGCGGCGGCGGAATGGGCGGCGAAGACATCGAGGAGGCCCTCGACGACGTGGACATGGACGACGTCGACGTCGACGCCGACGAGCTCGTCGACGAGCTCGAGGACGCCGACGAATAA
- a CDS encoding PhzF family phenazine biosynthesis protein: protein MTGHRFHVVDVFARDGERFTGNQLAVFHDTADLPEEELLALTRESEFSECTFVEGTTEGGYDVRIFDPAEELPFAGHPTLGTAAVLRELVDGDRDTDADDAAAAPADDAPTGRASDELTLNLGVGPIDVWVERVDDGGSDGDGAGRADGDDGSHVREEYWMRQIPPEFGETVPAGIAADVLGLDTAEVDAEHPVRSVSTGLPTLVVPLASVDAVERAATTEPAYGEFIDEYGGHNVLVFARGGVDGGDLHGRVFADWAGVPEDSATGSAAGCLAGWLLEHRYLGDGPVAATVEQGYEMGRPSRLRLRAERDSDGDPAVEVGGAVVPVAAGRLL, encoded by the coding sequence ATGACCGGTCACCGGTTCCACGTGGTGGACGTGTTCGCCCGCGACGGCGAGCGCTTCACCGGCAACCAACTCGCCGTGTTCCACGACACGGCGGACCTCCCCGAGGAGGAGTTGCTCGCGCTCACTCGCGAGAGCGAATTCTCGGAGTGCACGTTCGTCGAGGGGACGACCGAGGGCGGCTACGACGTCCGCATCTTCGACCCGGCCGAGGAGCTCCCGTTCGCCGGCCACCCGACGCTCGGAACCGCGGCGGTGCTGCGCGAGTTGGTCGACGGCGATCGCGACACTGACGCCGACGACGCGGCGGCCGCCCCCGCCGACGACGCCCCGACGGGCCGCGCCAGCGACGAACTGACGCTGAACCTCGGCGTCGGCCCGATCGACGTGTGGGTCGAACGCGTCGACGACGGGGGGTCCGATGGCGACGGCGCCGGCAGGGCCGACGGCGACGACGGCAGTCACGTTCGCGAGGAGTACTGGATGCGTCAGATCCCGCCGGAGTTCGGCGAGACGGTGCCCGCCGGGATCGCCGCCGACGTGCTCGGTCTCGACACCGCCGAGGTCGACGCCGAGCACCCGGTGCGGTCGGTGTCGACCGGGCTCCCGACGTTGGTGGTCCCGCTCGCGTCGGTCGACGCGGTCGAGCGCGCGGCCACGACCGAGCCCGCGTACGGCGAGTTCATCGACGAGTACGGCGGCCACAACGTCCTCGTCTTCGCCCGGGGCGGCGTCGACGGCGGCGACCTTCACGGCCGGGTGTTCGCCGACTGGGCGGGCGTTCCGGAGGACTCCGCGACCGGGTCGGCCGCCGGCTGTCTCGCCGGGTGGCTGCTCGAACACCGATACCTCGGCGACGGGCCGGTCGCCGCGACCGTCGAGCAGGGGTACGAGATGGGGCGCCCGTCGCGGCTTCGACTGCGAGCCGAGCGGGATTCGGACGGCGATCCGGCGGTCGAGGTCGGCGGCGCGGTCGTCCCGGTCGCGGCGGGCCGACTGCTGTAG
- a CDS encoding BtpA/SgcQ family protein has protein sequence MFESLFADGRQPVIGMVHLPALPGAPKYDGDRETILETAERDARRLAAGGVDAIMVENFGDAPFYPDDVPKHVVASMTRATRAVVEVTDVPVGVNVLRNDADAALSVAAAAGGDFVRVNIHTGARVTDQGVIDGSAHETMRLRERLDADVAVLADHDVKHSAPIAARGFSAESVADGVERGLADAVVVSGSGTGHETERSDLKHAVDRRDANDLDTPILVGSGVTADTVGDILELADGVVVGTALKEDGDVGNPVSEARVRELVEAARP, from the coding sequence ATGTTCGAGTCACTGTTCGCGGACGGCAGACAGCCGGTGATCGGGATGGTCCATCTCCCGGCGCTCCCCGGAGCACCGAAGTACGACGGCGATCGCGAGACGATACTTGAGACGGCCGAGCGCGACGCGCGCCGGCTCGCGGCGGGCGGTGTCGACGCGATCATGGTCGAGAACTTCGGCGACGCGCCGTTCTATCCTGACGACGTGCCGAAGCACGTCGTCGCGAGCATGACCCGCGCGACGCGGGCGGTCGTCGAGGTTACGGACGTGCCGGTCGGGGTGAACGTCCTCCGCAACGACGCGGACGCGGCGCTGTCGGTGGCCGCGGCCGCCGGCGGCGACTTCGTTCGTGTGAACATCCACACCGGCGCCCGCGTGACCGACCAGGGCGTCATCGACGGGTCGGCCCACGAGACGATGCGCCTGCGCGAGCGGCTGGACGCGGACGTGGCGGTGCTCGCCGACCACGACGTGAAACACTCCGCGCCGATCGCCGCCCGGGGGTTCTCCGCCGAGTCCGTCGCCGACGGCGTCGAACGCGGACTCGCCGACGCCGTCGTCGTCAGCGGGAGCGGCACCGGTCACGAGACCGAGCGCTCGGACCTGAAACACGCCGTGGATCGCCGGGACGCCAACGACCTCGACACGCCGATCCTGGTCGGCAGCGGCGTCACCGCAGACACCGTCGGCGACATCCTCGAACTCGCCGACGGCGTCGTCGTCGGCACGGCGCTCAAGGAGGACGGCGACGTGGGCAACCCCGTCTCCGAGGCCCGCGTTCGGGAGCTCGTCGAGGCCGCCCGGCCGTGA
- a CDS encoding YlbF family regulator produces the protein MSIETDAPEAPATDDAVEALATELGAAIADSSTYRRFEEAKAAVQNDEEAQRRISEFEQLRQEFAMAKQAGQADQETMEKVQAAQQDLHSLSVMQEYVEAQDELRDRLETLNEAISDPLAVDFGGEAGGCCHD, from the coding sequence ATGAGCATCGAGACCGACGCGCCGGAGGCGCCCGCGACAGACGACGCCGTCGAGGCGCTGGCGACGGAGCTCGGCGCCGCGATCGCCGACTCCTCCACGTACCGCCGGTTCGAGGAGGCGAAGGCGGCCGTGCAGAACGACGAGGAGGCCCAACGGCGCATCTCCGAGTTCGAACAGCTCCGTCAGGAGTTCGCGATGGCCAAGCAGGCCGGACAGGCCGATCAGGAGACGATGGAGAAGGTACAGGCCGCCCAACAGGATCTGCACTCGCTGTCGGTGATGCAGGAGTACGTCGAGGCGCAAGACGAGCTACGGGACCGCCTCGAAACGCTGAACGAGGCGATCTCCGACCCGCTCGCCGTCGACTTCGGCGGCGAGGCCGGCGGCTGCTGTCACGACTGA
- a CDS encoding sodium:calcium antiporter: MVSLFPAIGLALVGTAVVWVAGGRLESASERLGAHYGLPAVVQGAVIAAVGSSFPELTSVVVSVLLHGDFDLGVGAIVGSAVFNILVIPGWSALRGRGLRADRDVVYKETQFYMLAVAVLLLTFSLGVIYAPQPVANGLTSTLTRPLALIPLGLYAVYLFIQSQDVSDFDAPEVDDVNAARQWLFLAGSLVAIVVGVEALVQAALSLEAALGVPSAVWGLTVVAAGTSLPDTVVSVRAAEAGRGPTSLANVLGSNTFDLLVAVPVGVLLVPGGTVALDFGTAVPMMGFLTVATIGFLVVTRTDLELDRPEAISLLGLYGVFIGWMVLETLGVTALVPGI, translated from the coding sequence ATGGTCTCGTTGTTCCCCGCGATCGGGCTCGCGCTCGTCGGGACTGCCGTCGTCTGGGTCGCCGGCGGCCGGCTGGAGTCCGCGAGCGAACGCCTCGGCGCCCACTACGGGCTCCCCGCCGTCGTACAGGGCGCCGTCATCGCCGCCGTCGGCTCGTCGTTTCCGGAGCTGACGAGCGTCGTGGTGTCGGTGCTGTTGCACGGCGACTTCGACCTCGGCGTCGGCGCCATCGTCGGCTCGGCCGTGTTCAACATCCTCGTCATCCCCGGCTGGAGCGCCCTCCGCGGTCGGGGGTTGCGGGCGGACCGCGACGTGGTGTACAAGGAGACCCAGTTCTACATGCTCGCGGTCGCGGTGCTGCTGCTCACGTTCTCGCTGGGCGTGATCTACGCCCCACAGCCTGTCGCCAATGGACTCACGTCGACGCTCACGCGGCCGCTCGCCCTCATCCCGCTCGGGCTGTACGCGGTGTACCTCTTCATCCAGTCGCAGGACGTGTCCGATTTCGACGCCCCCGAGGTCGACGACGTGAACGCCGCCCGCCAGTGGCTGTTCCTCGCCGGATCGCTCGTCGCGATCGTCGTCGGCGTCGAGGCGCTCGTGCAGGCCGCGCTCTCGCTGGAGGCGGCGCTGGGCGTCCCCTCGGCCGTCTGGGGGCTCACCGTCGTCGCCGCGGGGACCAGCCTGCCGGACACGGTCGTGTCGGTACGCGCGGCGGAGGCCGGTCGCGGGCCGACGAGCCTCGCGAACGTCCTCGGGAGCAACACCTTCGACCTGCTCGTGGCGGTCCCCGTCGGCGTCCTGCTCGTTCCGGGCGGCACCGTGGCGCTGGACTTCGGCACGGCGGTCCCGATGATGGGCTTTCTCACCGTCGCGACGATCGGCTTCCTCGTCGTCACGCGGACCGACCTCGAACTCGACCGTCCCGAAGCGATATCGTTGCTCGGGCTGTACGGCGTCTTCATCGGGTGGATGGTGCTGGAAACGCTCGGCGTGACGGCGCTGGTCCCGGGCATCTGA
- a CDS encoding RAD55 family ATPase, protein MADRLPTGIDVLDRRLDGGIPAGSIVLFSASPASQSELLLYELTDARGTLYLTTLRSDQAVEDALERTKSRVGTPTVRDIGGDAPLDAANRLVSALPENANLIVDVADPLERADRSRYRRFLTELQTAMVNTESVAFLHAMKQDDEPRNRAMTEHVADVVWDLDTQVRGSDVVNKLAVPKFRGGRALDETVKLNLEERVAIDTSRDIA, encoded by the coding sequence ATGGCGGATCGACTTCCGACCGGGATCGACGTGCTCGATCGCCGTCTCGACGGCGGGATCCCGGCCGGGAGCATCGTGCTGTTCTCGGCGTCGCCGGCGAGCCAGTCGGAGCTGCTGCTGTACGAGCTCACGGACGCGCGCGGAACGCTGTACCTCACGACGCTGCGCTCGGACCAGGCCGTCGAGGACGCGCTCGAACGGACGAAGTCGCGGGTCGGCACCCCGACCGTTCGCGACATCGGGGGCGACGCGCCGCTCGACGCGGCCAATCGGCTCGTCAGCGCGCTCCCCGAGAACGCGAACCTCATCGTCGACGTCGCCGACCCGCTGGAGCGGGCCGACCGCTCGCGGTACCGGCGCTTCCTCACCGAACTGCAGACGGCGATGGTCAACACCGAAAGCGTCGCGTTCCTCCACGCGATGAAGCAGGACGACGAGCCGCGCAACCGCGCGATGACCGAGCACGTCGCCGACGTGGTGTGGGACCTCGACACCCAGGTGCGCGGCTCGGACGTGGTCAACAAGCTCGCCGTTCCGAAGTTCCGCGGCGGCCGCGCGCTCGACGAGACGGTGAAGCTGAATCTCGAGGAGCGTGTCGCCATCGACACGTCCCGCGATATCGCGTAG
- a CDS encoding universal stress protein: MDHALAVVGPTETAKTLTLEAGELAAGVDADLTLLYVADEDEYDERRKQLAEVTRGESTYGVGQALEGARAYASDIGREVLEDVDIEYEAVGMVGDRAETVLSEARRRGCDHVFIAGRKRSPTGKALFGDETQRIILEADMPVTVVTA; the protein is encoded by the coding sequence ATGGACCACGCCCTCGCAGTCGTCGGACCGACCGAAACCGCGAAGACGCTGACGCTGGAGGCCGGCGAGCTCGCCGCCGGCGTCGACGCCGACCTCACGCTGTTGTACGTCGCCGACGAGGACGAGTACGACGAACGGCGCAAGCAACTCGCGGAGGTGACCCGGGGTGAATCCACCTACGGCGTCGGTCAGGCCCTCGAAGGGGCTCGGGCGTACGCCTCCGACATCGGGCGCGAGGTGCTGGAGGACGTCGACATCGAGTACGAGGCCGTCGGCATGGTCGGCGACCGGGCCGAGACCGTCCTGTCGGAGGCGCGCCGGCGCGGCTGCGATCACGTCTTCATCGCCGGGCGCAAGCGCTCGCCGACCGGCAAGGCGCTGTTCGGCGACGAAACCCAGCGTATCATCCTCGAGGCCGACATGCCCGTCACCGTCGTCACCGCGTAG
- a CDS encoding MBL fold metallo-hydrolase, which produces MSDANDPTITSDWGDWLPRTIEAAEPDGVAVWYLGCNGFVLKGANETSLWIDPYVGLGDPPRTVRMTPVPFDPRDVYDADAVFSTHEHTDHTHGPSQAPILANSGADFYAADDSLEVTDDEGWTDNWDVDDEQLTEVEEGDSFSVGGFDIDVVGVADADATHPVGYVIRYGDTTVFHGGDTKPHDGFADLGAEYDIDLAVVAFGSVGRVPDKRTREPQRTRWYCDENQAVEVAEALRADRMLPSHWDMWKGLTADPTALHEHVRGFEYPERLDVVEIGDRLDL; this is translated from the coding sequence ATGAGCGACGCGAACGACCCGACGATCACGTCCGACTGGGGCGACTGGCTCCCGCGAACGATCGAGGCCGCCGAGCCCGACGGCGTGGCGGTCTGGTACCTCGGCTGCAACGGCTTCGTCCTGAAGGGCGCAAACGAGACGAGCCTCTGGATCGACCCGTACGTCGGACTGGGCGACCCGCCGCGCACGGTCCGGATGACCCCGGTGCCGTTCGACCCCCGGGACGTGTACGACGCCGACGCGGTGTTTTCGACCCACGAGCACACCGACCACACGCACGGCCCCTCGCAGGCGCCGATCCTCGCGAACTCCGGGGCCGACTTCTACGCCGCCGACGACTCTCTCGAAGTCACGGACGACGAGGGCTGGACCGACAACTGGGACGTCGACGACGAGCAACTGACCGAGGTCGAGGAGGGCGACTCGTTCTCCGTCGGCGGCTTCGACATCGACGTGGTTGGGGTCGCGGACGCCGATGCGACGCATCCGGTCGGCTACGTGATCCGGTACGGCGACACGACCGTCTTCCACGGGGGCGACACGAAGCCCCACGACGGCTTCGCCGACCTCGGGGCCGAGTACGACATCGATCTGGCGGTGGTCGCGTTCGGATCCGTCGGGCGCGTCCCGGACAAGCGGACGCGCGAACCGCAGCGTACGCGCTGGTACTGCGACGAGAACCAGGCCGTCGAGGTCGCCGAGGCGCTGCGGGCCGACCGCATGCTCCCGAGCCACTGGGACATGTGGAAGGGGCTGACGGCCGACCCGACCGCGCTCCACGAGCACGTCCGCGGCTTCGAGTACCCCGAGCGCCTCGACGTCGTCGAGATCGGCGACCGGCTCGACCTCTGA